One genomic segment of Impatiens glandulifera chromosome 6, dImpGla2.1, whole genome shotgun sequence includes these proteins:
- the LOC124943039 gene encoding ABC transporter C family member 10-like, producing MCFLWINPLIKTGKNKTLEEKDIPNLRNSETADQCYSTFMKILSKHNIISKSNILLSIYKWQRKDITVSALFAFIKVITIIAGPLLLNAFIKVAEGGGGNDKSFVNEPYVLAAALFVAKMFESLSERQWVFKTKLIGLRIRSCLSAAIYSKQLRLSNAAKSPITNYVMIDVYKIADFPYWFHQIWTTPLMILLSLLIIYSSVKLATVPAFLIIVLFVFGNYPIAKIQHKRVSNLATAQDSRLKAVIEGLTNVKVLKLYGWENHFKKTIERLRLVESNWLSAFQHQRGYHLVLFWSCPVVASAVAFWTCYLLKIPINASKVFTFLATLRILQEPIRLVPEVASAFIEANIALTRISEFLQSPELQNQRIEMNQSEEIDDAIVVNADGISWDVNSSKNTLSDVNLTVKFGEKVAVCGEVGSGKSTLLAAILGEVELVCGSVSVNGNIAFVSQMAWIQTGTIRENILFGSEMVQSRYEEVLEKSCLVKDLDMLPNRDLTVIGERGVNLSGGQKQRVQLARALYENADVYLLDDPFSAVDAHTAASLFNEYVMQALSRKTVLLVTSRVDFLPAFDSILLISNGRIAQQGSYDQLITSNQQFQNLVNAHHKDNVGSKQGAKSRSFNDMIEERRSKDEDSSQGDPLIRREERESGDNGFKPYLQYFNQKKGFFYLSLVISAHSIYIAGQLAQNIMLAIYLRDPGSSIRELNIVYTLIGLGMSIFLLVRSYGLVILGLKASNSIFSKLMTSLFGAPMSFFDSTPLGRILSRVASDMNIVDLELGFKFGILTGTALNILFTFGVLFFLSWPVLFIVIPIVYVTILLQRFYFASSKELMRIEGTTKSSVACHLNESISGAITIRAFGEEERFFSNYLSLIDANASPSFHNFSSNEWLIQRLEILCAAVLSSSALALTLLNLNKPSNSGFIGMTLVYGLSLNIYVVLYVQSQCMVSNAIVAVERLEQYTHIQPEGRSDLQPTTTKPPENWPSNGRIEIFDLKIRYHMNSPLVLRGINCLIEGGSKVGIVGRTGSGKTTLISALFRLVEPTEGRIVVDNIDISSIGLHDLRSHMGIIPQEPTLFSGSVRFNLDPLSEHTDHEIWEVLEKCQLKDAVQEKENGLDCLVIEDGSNWSMGQRQLFCMGRALLKRRKILVLDEATASIDNATDLIIQRNVSREFADCTVLTVAHKIPTVIDYCNMVIVIDDGEMVEYDEPKNLMNKDSSYFAKLVKEYYSHNII from the exons ATGTGTTTTTTATGGATCAACCCACTAATCAAAACAGGAAAAAACAAAACCCTGGAAGAAAAAGACATCCCAAACTTAAGAAATTCAGAAACCGCAGATCAATGTTATTCAACCTTCATGAAGATTCTCAGCAAACACAACATAATCTCCAAATCCAACATTCTCTTATCAATATACAAATGGCAAAGAAAAGACATCACAGTCTCTGCTCTCTTCGCATTCATTAAGGTTATAACAATCATCGCCGGTCCTCTTCTTCTCAACGCCTTCATTAAAGTCGCCGAAGGCGGCGGCGGCAACGATAAATCTTTCGTAAACGAACCCTATGTTCTCGCCGCCGCCCTCTTCGTCGCCAAAATGTTCGAATCTTTGTCGGAAAGACAATGGGTTTTCAAAACTAAACTCATTGGTCTTAGAATTAGATCATGTCTATCCGCCGCCATTTATAGTAAACAACTCCGACTATCAAACGCCGCTAAATCGCCAATAACAAACTACGTTATGATCGACGTTTACAAGATCGCCGATTTCCCATATTGGTTTCATCAGATTTGGACAACTCCACTCATGATTCTTCTTTCCCTTCTCATAATATATTCATCTGTTAAATTAGCAACGGTGCCCGCGTTCTTGATCATCGTGTTATTCGTGTTTGGAAACTACCCGATCGCGAAAATTCAACATAAACGCGTTTCAAATCTCGCGACGGCACAAGACTCTCGGCTTAAGGCGGTTATCGAGGGATTAACGAATGTTAAAGTTTTGAAACTTTATGGATGGGAAAATCATTTTAAGAAGACGATTGAGCGTTTGAGGTTGGTTGAATCTAATTGGTTGTCGGCGTTTCAACATCAACGAGGATATCATCTTGTTTTGTTCTGGTCTTGTCCTGTCGTCGCTTCTGCCGTCGCTTTTTGGACATGTTATCTTTTGAAGATTCCGATCAATGCTAGTAAAGTTTTCACTTTTCTTGCAACTTTGAGGATTTTACAAGAACCCATTAGATTAGTTCCAGAAGTTGCTTCAGCTTTCATTGAAGCAAACATCGCGTTAACTCGAATTTCCGAATTTCTCCAATCGCCCGAGTTGCAAAACCAACGCATCGAAATGAATCAAAGTGAAGAGATTGACGATGCCATTGTTGTAAACGCAGATGGAATTTCATGGGATGTTAATTCTTCAAAGAATACTTTATCCGATGTTAATTTAACGGTCAAATTTGGTGAAAAGGTGGCGGTTTGTGGAGAGGTCGGGTCTGGAAAGTCGACTCTTTTAGCGGCTATTCTCGGTGAGGTCGAATTGGTTTGTGGGTCGGTGAGTGTTAATGGAAATATCGCGTTTGTTTCTCAAATGGCGTGGATTCAAACGGGTACCATTCGAGAAAACATTCTTTTTGGGTCGGAAATGGTTCAATCTAGATACGAGGAAGTGTTGGAGAAATCTTGTTTGGTTAAAGATCTCGATATGCTTCCGAATCGTGATCTAACCGTAATAGGAGAACGCGGTGTTAATCTTAGTGGCGGTCAAAAGCAACGCGTTCAACTTGCCCGAGCGTTGTATGAAAACGCCGACGTTTATTTACTCGACGATCCATTTAGTGCCGTCGATGCTCATACTGCCGCTAGCTTATTCAAT GAATACGTTATGCAAGCATTATCGAGGAAGACGGTTTTACTCGTGACAAGCCGAGTTGATTTCCTTCCGGCTTTCGATTCAATTTTG TTAATATCCAATGGAAGAATAGCTCAACAAGGAAGTTATGACCAACTAATAACTTCAAACCAACAATTCCAAAACCTAGTAAATGCTCATCACAAAGACAATGTTGGCTCCAAACAAGGTGCAAAATCGAGATCATTCAACGACATGATCGAGGAAAGGCGATCCAAAGATGAAGATTCCTCTCAAGGAGATCCATTGATTAGACGAGAAGAAAGGGAATCGGGAGACAACGGTTTTAAGCCATATTTACAATACTTCAACCAAAAGAAGGGATTCTTTTACCTTTCATTGGTTATTAGTGCCCATTCAATTTACATTGCGGGACAATTGGCGCAAAATATAATGTTGGCTATCTATTTGAGGGATCCCGGTTCGAGCATTCGTGAACTCAACATTGTATACACTTTGATTGGATTGGGAATGTCGATTTTCCTTCTCGTTAGGTCATATGGTTTAGTTATCTTGGGCCTCAAAGCATCAAACTCCATTTTCTCGAAGCTTATGACATCTCTTTTCGGTGCTCCCATGTCGTTTTTCGACTCAACTCCACTTGGAAGAATACTTAGTCGG GTAGCATCGGATATGAATATTGTGGACTTGGAATTGGGATTCAAATTCGGCATACTTACGGGGACGGCGTTAAACATTCTTTTCACCTTCGGAGTTCTCTTTTTCCTAAGTTGGCCGGTCTTATTCATCGTCATTCCTATAGTTTATGTCACCATATTGTTGCAG AGATTCTACTTTGCTTCGTCGAAAGAATTGATGCGAATCGAGGGAACAACAAAGTCATCCGTCGCATGCCATCTCAACGAATCAATTTCCGGAGCCATAACCATTCGTGCTTTCGGAGAAGAGGAGAGATTCTTTTCAAATTACCTAAGTCTTATCGACGCAAACGCGAGCCCATCTTTCCACAATTTCTCATCCAACGAATGGCTAATCCAACGACTCGAAATCCTTTGTGCCGCAGTTCTCTCAAGCTCGGCTCTCGCCTTAACATTGCTAAACCTAAATAAGCCTTCAAACTCGGGATTCATAGGAATGACACTCGTTTACGGTCTTTCACTAAACATTTACGTGGTTCTCTATGTTCAAAGCCAATGCATGGTATCCAACGCAATAGTTGCGGTTGAAAGGCTCGAGCAATACACTCACATTCAACCCGAAGGAAGAAGCGATCTCCAACCGACGACGACAAAACCACCCGAGAATTGGCCATCAAATGGTAGAATTGAGATCTTCGATTTGAAAATCCGTTATCATATGAACTCACCTCTCGTTCTTCGCGGAATCAATTGTTTAATCGAAGGAGGGAGTAAAGTTGGAATAGTGGGAAGAACCGGAAGTGGGAAAACAACTTTGATAAGCGCATTGTTTCGGCTTGTAGAACCTACCGAAGGGAGGATTGTCGTCGATAATATCGACATATCTTCGATTGGACTTCATGATCTTCGTTCTCACATGGGAATTATCCCGCAAGAACCTACTTTGTTTAGTGGTTCTGTGAGATTCAATCTTGACCCTTTATCAGAACATACTGATCATGAGATTTGGGag GTTCTTGAGAAGTGTCAATTGAAAGATGCAgttcaagaaaaagaaaacggCTTGGATTGCTTAG TTATAGAAGATGGATCAAATTGGAGCATGGGACAAAGGCAATTATTTTGTATGGGGAGAGCATTGttaaagagaagaaagataTTAGTTCTTGACGAAGCAACTGCGTCAATAGATAACGCTACCGATTTAATCATACAAAGAAACGTGAGCAGAGAATTTGCAGATTGTACTGTATTAACCGTGGCTCATAAAATCCCTACGGTTATCGACTACTGCAACATGGTCATTGTCATTGACGATG GTGAAATGGTGGAATATGATGAGCCGAAGAATCTCATGAACAAAGATAGCTCATATTTTGCGAAGCTTGTTAAGGAATATTACTCTcacaatattatttga